A portion of the Thermosediminibacter oceani DSM 16646 genome contains these proteins:
- the mreD gene encoding rod shape-determining protein MreD: MRLFIYLMIVTLLIIVQSTLGVLFKIGSVKPDFVLTFVMCVALIKGENLGAAYGLISGLIEDIVYGKFLGFSALVKFLTGYIVGYGTRDLFKGPIMFTIGFVFAGTLLYNLIFFMTALVLTPEYKIGFFVPVVVYSALYNAVIGPVMYSAILRLEKFLDYYFAIKY; encoded by the coding sequence TTGAGGCTGTTTATCTATTTGATGATCGTAACTTTATTGATCATCGTGCAGTCCACCCTGGGAGTGCTTTTTAAAATAGGGAGCGTAAAGCCCGATTTCGTGCTGACGTTTGTAATGTGTGTGGCATTAATAAAAGGCGAGAATTTGGGAGCCGCCTATGGTTTGATTAGCGGGCTTATAGAGGATATAGTTTACGGTAAATTTCTGGGATTCAGCGCGCTCGTAAAGTTCCTCACCGGGTATATTGTAGGTTATGGGACCAGGGACTTATTCAAGGGTCCAATTATGTTTACCATAGGATTTGTTTTCGCGGGAACGCTGCTTTACAACCTTATATTTTTTATGACTGCGCTGGTACTTACTCCCGAATACAAGATAGGATTTTTTGTGCCCGTAGTCGTATATTCAGCGCTTTACAATGCGGTTATAGGCCCTGTGATGTACAGCGCTATTTTGAGGCTGGAAAAATTCCTTGATTATTATTTCGCCATCAAATATTAA
- the mrdA gene encoding penicillin-binding protein 2: MNARKMERRLHIYTWITVGIFVFLSIGLFMLQIVNGAEYERLAQENRIRIIPVTAPRGVFKDRNGKELVNSKPSYTVSYMNVNSSYEEQEKVFKTLSQILNMPEVTHVVKERYTVNEKGEVFLEKPPLYDVDADGKVDSGDIQVVHEKTGEALEIKTVDGNTGKIIVDAPADTPVLVSYAFHTFRNKIRDQGYKKYMPVRLKTNVDMETVAKIEERRLPGVYIEVEPIRNYIYGSMAAHIFGYVGEINQQELEILRDKGYRPGDLVGKMGLEKVLEPYLKGQDGGKQVEVTATGKPIRTLGEKPAIPGATVNLTIDAELQQVAEQALQEQLHKLQTDRRNPFPNAKRGAVVVLNVKTGEVLAMANVPSFDPNMFARGITQKEWESLANNPLKPMVNIAISEAYPPGSVFKMVTATAALEEKVTDEKEKIRDPGVYWTIARKKDWKPGGHGVVDVVKAIAESCNIYFYEMGRRLGIDAIEKYARMYGLGNITGIELPGEREGNVASREYKARIFKRPEDKIWYPAETLDAAIGQGYHQYTPLQIASYISAIANEGRWMKPYLVKSIVDAEGRVIYERKPEVAGEVPVSKKTFEIIKEGMRGVVSPGGTAYSVFSDFPVSLGAKTGTAQWDLKKTPHGWFVAFAPFEDPEVAVVVFIEQAGSGGATGGPVAKAILSAYFNIEENTEESNQNSLEITD, from the coding sequence GTGAATGCCAGGAAAATGGAAAGAAGACTCCATATCTATACGTGGATAACGGTTGGCATATTTGTTTTTCTAAGTATAGGGCTTTTTATGCTCCAGATAGTCAACGGCGCTGAATACGAAAGGCTTGCCCAGGAAAATCGAATAAGGATCATCCCGGTGACGGCTCCCCGGGGTGTTTTTAAAGACAGAAATGGTAAGGAACTGGTGAACAGCAAGCCGAGTTATACGGTTTCGTACATGAACGTGAACTCCTCTTATGAAGAGCAGGAAAAGGTCTTCAAGACTTTGAGCCAGATCCTAAACATGCCCGAAGTAACCCATGTGGTTAAGGAAAGGTACACGGTAAACGAAAAGGGCGAGGTGTTCCTTGAAAAGCCGCCGTTATACGACGTGGACGCCGATGGAAAAGTGGATTCCGGTGATATCCAGGTAGTCCATGAAAAGACCGGAGAGGCGCTTGAAATAAAAACCGTTGACGGTAACACCGGGAAAATTATAGTAGATGCTCCCGCTGACACTCCGGTTCTCGTATCCTATGCATTTCACACCTTTCGAAACAAGATTAGGGACCAGGGATATAAAAAATACATGCCCGTCAGGTTGAAAACCAATGTGGACATGGAGACGGTGGCTAAAATCGAAGAGCGCCGCCTTCCGGGTGTATATATCGAGGTAGAGCCTATAAGGAATTATATCTACGGCAGCATGGCAGCTCACATATTCGGGTACGTAGGTGAGATAAACCAGCAAGAGCTCGAAATTCTTAGAGACAAGGGCTACCGGCCGGGAGACCTTGTGGGCAAAATGGGCCTGGAAAAAGTGCTGGAACCTTACCTGAAGGGCCAAGACGGCGGCAAACAGGTGGAGGTTACCGCAACTGGGAAGCCTATCCGGACCCTGGGAGAAAAGCCGGCGATACCGGGGGCTACCGTGAATCTAACTATCGACGCCGAACTGCAGCAGGTGGCAGAACAGGCCCTCCAGGAACAGCTGCATAAGCTGCAGACCGACAGGAGAAACCCTTTTCCCAATGCCAAGCGGGGAGCTGTGGTGGTGCTCAACGTAAAGACCGGGGAAGTGCTGGCCATGGCGAACGTTCCCAGCTTCGACCCCAACATGTTCGCCCGGGGAATTACCCAAAAGGAGTGGGAAAGCCTGGCCAATAACCCGCTGAAACCGATGGTCAACATAGCCATATCGGAAGCATATCCGCCCGGTTCCGTGTTCAAAATGGTCACGGCTACGGCTGCCCTGGAGGAAAAGGTTACCGATGAAAAGGAAAAAATTCGCGACCCAGGGGTCTACTGGACCATAGCCCGGAAAAAGGATTGGAAGCCGGGCGGCCACGGTGTTGTCGATGTGGTTAAGGCCATTGCGGAGTCCTGCAATATATACTTTTATGAAATGGGCAGGCGCCTCGGTATAGATGCTATTGAAAAATACGCCCGCATGTACGGCCTTGGAAACATTACCGGGATCGAGCTGCCCGGAGAACGAGAAGGTAATGTGGCAAGCAGGGAATACAAGGCCAGAATTTTCAAGAGGCCGGAGGATAAGATATGGTACCCGGCGGAAACCCTCGATGCGGCAATAGGGCAGGGTTACCATCAGTATACCCCTCTGCAGATCGCAAGCTATATATCCGCCATAGCCAATGAAGGGCGCTGGATGAAGCCGTATCTTGTCAAGAGTATCGTTGATGCCGAAGGACGGGTGATTTATGAAAGAAAACCCGAGGTTGCCGGCGAGGTCCCGGTCTCTAAAAAAACCTTCGAGATTATAAAAGAAGGCATGAGGGGGGTTGTCTCCCCCGGGGGTACCGCTTACTCAGTCTTTTCCGACTTTCCGGTTTCCCTGGGGGCCAAAACCGGAACGGCTCAGTGGGACTTGAAAAAAACACCGCACGGCTGGTTTGTGGCCTTTGCACCTTTTGAAGATCCGGAAGTGGCTGTAGTGGTGTTCATAGAGCAGGCCGGGTCCGGCGGAGCCACCGGCGGGCCAGTGGCTAAGGCCATACTGAGCGCTTACTTTAACATAGAAGAAAATACCGAAGAGTCAAACCAAAACTCCCTTGAAATAACGGATTGA
- the minC gene encoding septum site-determining protein MinC: MNQEPVVIKGTRDGISIILHHQSNFEVIKNTIFEKLQRGGGFFKGGQARLLVKDGNISQDEFEQLETILRDFGLHLRKDKPVRTIPFPSPPQPDTLILKKTLRSGQRIAYSGNVVVVGDVNPGSEIIAKGDILVFGALRGMAHAGAEGDENSIVVAFRLQPTQLRIAHVISRPPEEKSDIPQVPEMARLKDGIIIIEPYFLI, translated from the coding sequence ATGAATCAAGAACCGGTGGTAATAAAGGGCACAAGAGACGGCATATCTATAATTTTACACCACCAATCAAACTTTGAAGTGATAAAAAACACGATCTTCGAAAAACTTCAAAGGGGCGGAGGTTTTTTTAAGGGTGGCCAGGCACGCCTGCTTGTCAAAGATGGAAATATAAGCCAGGACGAATTCGAGCAGTTGGAAACAATTCTGCGGGATTTTGGTTTGCACCTCAGAAAGGATAAACCCGTGCGCACCATCCCTTTTCCCAGCCCACCACAACCGGATACCCTTATCCTTAAAAAGACACTGCGTTCCGGACAGAGGATCGCGTATAGCGGAAATGTAGTAGTTGTGGGTGACGTCAATCCTGGGAGCGAAATAATAGCAAAAGGAGACATACTCGTTTTTGGGGCTTTACGGGGTATGGCTCATGCGGGAGCCGAAGGCGACGAGAATTCGATAGTGGTAGCTTTCAGACTGCAACCTACCCAGCTCAGAATAGCCCATGTTATATCGAGACCTCCCGAAGAAAAAAGCGACATACCTCAGGTCCCGGAAATGGCCCGTTTGAAAGATGGGATCATAATTATCGAACCTTATTTCTTAATCTAA
- the minD gene encoding septum site-determining protein MinD, producing the protein MGQVIVITSGKGGVGKTTTTANIGTGLSLLKHRKVVMIDADIGLRNLDVVMGLENRIVYDLVDVVQGVCRLKQALIRDKRFENLYLLPAAQTKDKNAVSPEQMKELCDQLREEFDYVLVDCPAGIEQGFKNAIAGADKAIIVSTPEVSAVRDADRVIGLLEAAGFEEPKLIINRIRPDMVKRGDMMDIDDIIDILAIDLLGVIPEDERIVISTNRGEPAVADENSKAGQAYRNVTRRIEGEDVPIMSLDVEPTLMERLKMLFGLKPRR; encoded by the coding sequence ATGGGTCAGGTAATCGTTATTACTTCCGGAAAGGGAGGAGTGGGAAAAACCACCACTACCGCCAACATCGGAACGGGTCTTTCGCTTTTAAAACACAGGAAGGTGGTCATGATAGATGCCGATATCGGCCTCAGAAATCTCGATGTGGTGATGGGCCTGGAAAATCGCATCGTATACGATCTGGTTGACGTAGTACAGGGTGTATGCAGGCTCAAACAGGCTCTGATAAGGGACAAGCGCTTTGAAAACCTATACCTTTTGCCGGCAGCCCAGACCAAGGACAAAAACGCGGTATCCCCCGAACAGATGAAAGAACTATGCGACCAGCTGAGAGAGGAGTTTGATTACGTGCTGGTAGACTGCCCGGCCGGTATTGAGCAGGGATTCAAAAACGCCATAGCCGGCGCCGATAAAGCGATAATCGTATCGACACCCGAGGTTTCCGCCGTACGAGATGCCGACAGGGTCATAGGGCTCCTGGAAGCCGCCGGCTTCGAAGAGCCTAAGCTAATTATAAACAGGATAAGGCCCGACATGGTCAAGCGCGGCGATATGATGGATATAGACGATATTATAGATATACTGGCTATCGACCTGTTAGGCGTCATCCCCGAGGATGAAAGGATAGTAATATCCACCAACAGGGGAGAACCGGCGGTGGCCGATGAAAATTCCAAAGCAGGGCAGGCTTACAGAAACGTGACCCGCAGAATAGAGGGAGAAGATGTACCCATAATGTCCTTAGACGTGGAGCCGACCCTGATGGAAAGACTGAAAATGCTATTCGGACTAAAACCCAGAAGGTAA
- the minE gene encoding cell division topological specificity factor MinE: protein MDFLKLFGREDVSSKDIAKERLRLILVHDRANVSPQFLEMIKSQIINIISDYVDIEQEGLEVKLTRMKKDEEITVPALVANIPIRRIKHVARV from the coding sequence ATGGATTTTCTGAAACTTTTCGGCCGGGAGGATGTATCCAGCAAGGATATAGCCAAAGAGAGGCTGAGGCTCATTCTCGTCCATGATAGGGCCAACGTTTCTCCGCAGTTTCTAGAAATGATAAAGAGCCAGATAATAAATATAATTTCCGACTACGTAGACATCGAACAAGAGGGGCTTGAAGTAAAACTTACCAGGATGAAAAAAGACGAAGAAATAACGGTGCCCGCTTTGGTGGCCAATATACCGATTAGAAGGATCAAGCACGTTGCTCGGGTATGA
- the rodA gene encoding rod shape-determining protein RodA yields the protein MEPKLLKNLEYQIIIVIVLIAALSILTISSATHATAPGGSFHYTKMQFIWFLLGLLMMAAVLMMDYHTIAMLSNAIYIVNLVMLLVVLFMGKTTMGAQRWIPIGPFSFQPSEFSKLAVIITLAKYLDKKKTINSLKDLILVFVHVGTPMLLIMKQPDLGTSLVLLAIMFGMIFVAGTNPRLLLGTIAAGVASLPVLWQFLHDYQEMRILIFLNPNLDPLGYGYHVIQSKIAIGSGRFLGKGLFQGTQNQLDFIPEQQTDFIFAVLGEELGFIGGMFLLILFFTLIYRTIRIAFRSRDVLGTYMATGVASMWAFQVLVNVGMTMGLMPVTGIPLPFMSYGGSSLLMNMMAVGLVLNIGMRRQKILF from the coding sequence ATGGAGCCGAAGCTTTTAAAAAATCTTGAATACCAAATAATAATCGTAATTGTGCTGATAGCCGCTCTGAGCATACTCACAATAAGCAGCGCCACCCATGCTACCGCCCCCGGAGGAAGTTTCCATTATACCAAGATGCAGTTTATCTGGTTTCTCCTGGGTCTTTTGATGATGGCGGCAGTACTGATGATGGACTATCATACTATAGCCATGCTTTCTAACGCTATATATATAGTCAATCTGGTCATGCTTTTAGTGGTATTATTCATGGGCAAGACCACAATGGGAGCTCAGCGCTGGATTCCGATAGGCCCTTTTAGTTTTCAGCCTTCGGAATTCAGCAAACTTGCCGTCATCATAACACTGGCGAAGTACCTGGATAAGAAAAAGACGATTAACTCTTTAAAGGACCTGATACTGGTATTCGTCCATGTGGGAACACCCATGCTGCTTATCATGAAACAGCCGGACCTGGGCACATCCTTGGTATTGCTGGCTATAATGTTCGGCATGATTTTTGTGGCAGGAACAAACCCAAGGTTGCTGTTAGGAACCATAGCAGCTGGAGTGGCGTCCTTACCGGTATTGTGGCAGTTTCTTCACGATTATCAGGAGATGAGAATTCTTATATTTTTGAACCCCAATCTTGATCCACTCGGGTACGGTTATCACGTGATCCAGTCCAAGATTGCCATCGGTTCCGGCAGGTTCCTCGGAAAAGGCCTTTTTCAGGGCACCCAGAACCAGCTGGACTTTATTCCCGAGCAGCAGACCGACTTTATATTTGCCGTCTTGGGCGAAGAGCTGGGATTTATCGGCGGTATGTTTCTGCTTATACTCTTTTTCACCCTGATATACCGCACTATTCGGATAGCTTTCAGGTCACGGGACGTCCTGGGCACTTATATGGCAACCGGGGTTGCGTCGATGTGGGCGTTTCAGGTACTTGTAAACGTAGGCATGACCATGGGGCTTATGCCCGTTACGGGTATCCCCCTGCCGTTCATGAGTTACGGAGGTAGTTCGTTATTAATGAACATGATGGCCGTAGGCCTGGTACTGAATATAGGGATGCGAAGACAAAAAATATTGTTTTGA
- a CDS encoding M23 family metallopeptidase, translating into MWWHRQDTDPYYTYYTGSNEKRDFSRFMSLNKVLISLIILCVILFIKKADFPMASAALSRVNQVISYEWDLNKLGDGLHKLSFLNQQVPVFKSLLREGESPPVRSGALIAPVNGRVTSGFGRRFHPLLKVERMHNGIDIEQVEGSPVKAAGDGTVMLAAEDAEMGRLIKIRHEGDLVTLYAHLKDVYVKAGDKVRKGQIIGTVGKTGLAENPHLHFEVWEKGAATDPERWIKIPEKP; encoded by the coding sequence ATGTGGTGGCACAGGCAGGATACGGATCCCTACTACACGTATTATACCGGTTCTAATGAAAAAAGGGACTTTAGCCGTTTTATGAGCCTGAATAAGGTGTTAATTTCGTTAATAATACTATGCGTGATACTTTTCATTAAAAAGGCTGATTTTCCCATGGCTTCTGCCGCACTTTCCAGAGTAAATCAAGTCATAAGTTACGAGTGGGATTTAAACAAACTGGGGGACGGCCTGCATAAACTCTCTTTTTTAAATCAGCAGGTCCCGGTTTTTAAGAGTCTTCTAAGGGAAGGGGAATCTCCCCCGGTACGTTCCGGAGCTCTAATTGCTCCCGTTAACGGAAGGGTGACCTCGGGATTTGGGAGAAGGTTCCACCCCCTCCTGAAGGTAGAACGGATGCATAACGGTATAGATATAGAACAGGTTGAGGGCAGTCCGGTAAAAGCTGCAGGGGACGGTACGGTGATGCTGGCAGCAGAAGACGCGGAAATGGGCCGCCTGATCAAGATAAGGCATGAAGGTGACCTGGTTACGCTTTACGCCCACCTCAAAGACGTCTACGTAAAAGCAGGCGATAAGGTCAGGAAGGGGCAGATTATCGGCACGGTTGGAAAAACCGGCCTTGCGGAAAATCCACACCTACATTTTGAGGTCTGGGAAAAGGGAGCAGCAACAGACCCCGAGCGCTGGATAAAAATTCCCGAAAAGCCCTAG
- a CDS encoding site-2 protease family protein: MAFLIWGIKVKLHFLFLLVVTAGILSGFFAEVAAALLALAVHEASHIFTARMLGIAVDELELLPFGGRMKLKYFYYSTCEEEIMIILAGPMGNLAFAALFISMIFQNIIPRETGYLFIKYHLALGLFNLLPALPLDGGRIFMLWLSQMVSFISAVRIAARAGKALALFLLSLFVATAFEARYNLSFLVAGIFLFLSAAGEEKHASILFISHIARKKENLLKRGLLPMQALVALAGVPVKQILYRFNPQNFYLVYVVDNRWKLKKCLTETEIFDTIIDKGLDIKVEDLL; this comes from the coding sequence ATGGCCTTTTTGATTTGGGGGATTAAAGTAAAATTGCATTTTTTATTTCTCCTTGTTGTTACAGCGGGTATACTTTCGGGTTTTTTCGCGGAAGTTGCAGCTGCCCTCCTGGCTTTGGCGGTACATGAAGCCTCTCACATCTTCACCGCCCGAATGCTCGGCATTGCCGTGGATGAGCTGGAATTACTGCCCTTCGGCGGCCGGATGAAGTTGAAATATTTTTACTATTCCACCTGCGAGGAGGAAATAATGATCATTCTCGCAGGCCCCATGGGCAACCTGGCTTTTGCGGCACTCTTTATTTCCATGATATTTCAGAACATTATCCCCCGGGAAACGGGGTACCTGTTTATCAAATACCATCTGGCCCTGGGGCTTTTTAACTTACTCCCCGCCCTACCGTTGGATGGAGGAAGGATATTCATGCTCTGGCTCAGCCAAATGGTGAGCTTTATTTCGGCAGTAAGGATTGCGGCCAGAGCGGGTAAAGCGCTGGCGCTTTTTTTGTTGTCGTTATTTGTTGCAACCGCCTTTGAAGCCAGATACAATTTAAGTTTCCTTGTCGCCGGAATTTTTCTTTTTCTCTCCGCTGCCGGGGAAGAAAAGCATGCTTCCATATTATTTATCAGTCATATCGCACGAAAAAAGGAGAATCTGCTGAAAAGGGGACTGCTGCCGATGCAAGCGCTGGTGGCGCTGGCGGGAGTGCCCGTAAAGCAGATCCTGTATCGCTTCAACCCGCAGAATTTTTATCTCGTATATGTGGTGGACAACAGGTGGAAGCTAAAAAAATGCTTGACCGAAACGGAAATATTTGACACTATTATAGACAAGGGATTGGATATTAAGGTGGAAGACCTGTTATAA
- a CDS encoding TIGR03960 family B12-binding radical SAM protein: MEIKQILDEVLPQVSKPTRYTGNELNSVQKDKSKVKVRIALAFPDVYEVGMSHLGLRILYHLLNEREDVYAERVFAPWVDFEEIMRERGIPLFSLESKSPLSEFDFVGFSLQYEMSYSNVTNMLDLAGIPLFSKDRTDRDPIVIAGGPCAYNPEPLAEIIDLFVIGEAEEVILELVNLYLDHKKSSKGRIEFLERAARIPGVYVPAFYRVNYNEDGTVKEILPVKPGIPERVQKRIIRDLDRVYYPTKLIVPYMDIVHDRAVLEIFRGCTRGCRFCQAGMIYRPVREKSVDKLTNIAREMIKSTGYEEISLASLSTSDYSALKQLVEILTDEFRQCMVGLSLPSLRIDSFTLDLARKIQEIKKSGLTFAPEAGTQRLRDVINKGVTEEDLLNSVKGAFEAGWNTVKLYFMIGLPSETYEDLEGIARLAYRVVDAYREVRGNTKGLKVTVSTSTFVPKPFTPFQWEAQIPLDEIKERQRFLKKKLKGPNISYNWHDGKLSFLEAVFSRGDRKLNSVLKKARERGCRFDGWSDMFSFDKWMEAFREAGVNPEFYANRSRPEDEVFPWEVIDPGVEKSFLITELKKAREAKPTPDCRFNRCHGCGIMKLKGGIICDSKNED; the protein is encoded by the coding sequence TTGGAAATAAAACAAATCCTGGATGAAGTTCTGCCGCAAGTCTCAAAACCGACGCGTTACACAGGCAATGAGCTAAACAGCGTACAGAAGGACAAGAGTAAAGTTAAAGTTCGCATCGCTCTGGCGTTCCCCGATGTATACGAGGTCGGGATGTCCCATTTGGGGCTCAGAATACTCTACCACCTCTTGAACGAGCGGGAAGACGTCTACGCCGAGAGGGTGTTTGCACCGTGGGTTGATTTTGAGGAAATTATGCGCGAAAGGGGGATACCGCTCTTCAGCCTGGAGAGCAAGAGTCCCCTTTCTGAATTTGATTTTGTGGGTTTTTCCCTGCAGTATGAGATGAGTTACAGCAATGTGACGAACATGCTGGATCTGGCCGGTATACCGCTTTTTTCAAAAGATCGCACCGACCGGGATCCCATCGTTATAGCCGGCGGCCCGTGCGCTTATAATCCGGAACCCCTGGCAGAAATTATCGACCTTTTCGTCATAGGCGAGGCCGAAGAGGTAATCTTGGAGCTGGTGAACCTTTACCTTGACCACAAAAAAAGTTCAAAGGGCAGGATAGAATTTCTGGAAAGGGCGGCCCGAATTCCGGGGGTCTATGTACCGGCCTTTTACCGGGTAAATTACAATGAGGACGGCACCGTAAAGGAAATCCTTCCTGTAAAACCGGGAATACCCGAAAGGGTTCAAAAGCGGATTATAAGAGACCTCGACAGGGTGTATTATCCTACGAAACTTATAGTTCCCTATATGGACATAGTTCACGACAGGGCTGTGCTGGAGATATTCAGGGGCTGCACCAGGGGTTGCCGCTTCTGCCAGGCGGGCATGATATACAGGCCGGTGAGGGAAAAATCGGTGGACAAGTTGACAAACATTGCCCGGGAAATGATAAAGTCGACCGGGTATGAAGAAATATCCCTTGCTTCTCTCAGCACCAGCGATTACTCGGCTTTAAAGCAGCTTGTAGAAATCCTGACCGATGAGTTCAGGCAGTGCATGGTGGGCCTTTCGCTTCCGTCGCTCAGGATCGATTCCTTCACGCTGGATCTGGCCCGTAAGATCCAGGAGATAAAAAAGAGCGGTCTCACCTTTGCTCCCGAGGCTGGTACCCAGAGGCTCCGCGATGTGATAAACAAAGGGGTCACGGAAGAGGACCTCCTGAATTCAGTGAAGGGAGCTTTTGAGGCCGGGTGGAATACGGTAAAACTTTATTTTATGATAGGTCTGCCGTCGGAAACCTACGAAGACCTGGAGGGAATCGCGAGGCTGGCGTACAGGGTGGTCGATGCATATAGGGAAGTGCGGGGCAATACAAAGGGCCTAAAGGTCACCGTCAGTACATCGACCTTCGTGCCAAAACCCTTCACCCCATTTCAGTGGGAAGCCCAAATACCTCTTGATGAGATCAAAGAGCGCCAGCGGTTCCTGAAGAAAAAGCTCAAAGGCCCGAACATCTCATATAACTGGCACGACGGGAAGTTGAGCTTCCTGGAAGCGGTGTTTTCAAGAGGCGACAGAAAGCTCAATTCGGTGCTCAAAAAAGCCCGCGAGAGGGGATGCAGGTTTGACGGATGGAGCGATATGTTTTCCTTCGACAAATGGATGGAGGCTTTCAGGGAGGCAGGAGTTAACCCCGAGTTTTACGCCAACCGTTCCCGGCCTGAGGACGAGGTTTTTCCGTGGGAGGTAATCGACCCCGGGGTTGAGAAGAGTTTTCTTATCACGGAACTAAAAAAAGCCAGGGAGGCCAAGCCCACCCCCGATTGCCGTTTCAATAGGTGTCATGGCTGCGGAATTATGAAGTTAAAAGGCGGGATCATTTGTGATAGTAAGAATGAAGATTAA
- a CDS encoding TIGR03936 family radical SAM-associated protein — translation MIVRMKIKKGEEVKFISQLDLMRAVERAMRRAELPVKFTEGFNPRPRISFAPALPVGITSDAEYMDVEFESVLPLDRILARLNSHLPPGISVLKIDTAEGKIPLSSVNRAVYTVVVDTGSDIEPELLDKAVTEMLSRPEITVPKTSKGKVKNVNIAPLIHGIKITGVEGSRAEIRMELSAGQEGNVTPPLVIKALQEHIPSITVRRMNRDELFMVREGKRTDPI, via the coding sequence GTGATAGTAAGAATGAAGATTAAAAAAGGAGAGGAAGTTAAATTTATTTCACAGCTTGATTTGATGAGGGCGGTAGAGCGGGCTATGAGGAGAGCCGAACTGCCCGTTAAATTTACCGAGGGCTTCAATCCCCGACCCAGGATCTCCTTTGCACCAGCGCTTCCAGTGGGAATTACCAGTGATGCCGAATACATGGACGTGGAATTCGAAAGTGTCCTGCCCCTGGATCGGATTCTTGCCCGGTTAAACTCACACCTTCCCCCGGGGATTTCCGTATTAAAGATAGATACTGCTGAAGGCAAGATTCCCCTTTCATCGGTTAACAGGGCTGTTTACACGGTGGTGGTCGATACCGGGAGCGATATAGAGCCGGAACTACTGGATAAGGCTGTAACTGAGATGCTTTCCCGCCCGGAGATAACGGTTCCAAAGACGTCCAAGGGTAAGGTGAAAAATGTCAATATCGCGCCGCTGATTCACGGGATAAAAATAACGGGCGTCGAGGGAAGTCGTGCCGAGATCAGGATGGAACTTTCCGCAGGGCAGGAAGGGAATGTTACGCCGCCGTTGGTTATCAAGGCTCTCCAGGAGCACATCCCGTCTATTACAGTGCGCCGCATGAACCGGGATGAACTTTTCATGGTTCGCGAGGGAAAGAGGACCGATCCTATTTAA